From one Streptomyces sp. Q6 genomic stretch:
- a CDS encoding GTP-binding protein: MDFASSSGGPATPSRSTTSAKIVVAGGFGVGKTTFVGAVSEINPLRTEAVMTSASAGIDDLTHTGDKTTTTVAMDFGRITLDQDLILYLFGTPGQDRFWFMWDDLVRGAIGAVVLVDTRRLADCFPAVDYFENSGLPFVVALNGFDGSQPYGPDEVREALQIGPDTPIITTDARHRADAKSTLITLVEHALMARLR; the protein is encoded by the coding sequence GTGGACTTCGCAAGCTCTAGCGGAGGGCCGGCAACTCCAAGTCGTTCCACCACGTCCGCGAAGATCGTGGTGGCCGGCGGGTTCGGCGTCGGCAAGACGACCTTCGTGGGCGCCGTGTCGGAGATCAACCCGCTGCGTACCGAGGCCGTCATGACGTCCGCGTCCGCGGGCATCGACGACCTGACCCACACCGGGGACAAGACGACGACCACCGTCGCCATGGACTTCGGCCGCATCACGCTCGACCAGGACCTGATCCTGTACCTGTTCGGCACCCCCGGACAGGACCGCTTCTGGTTCATGTGGGACGACCTGGTCCGCGGCGCGATCGGCGCCGTCGTCCTCGTCGACACCCGCCGCCTCGCCGACTGCTTCCCCGCGGTCGACTACTTCGAGAACTCCGGCCTGCCCTTCGTCGTCGCCCTCAACGGCTTCGACGGCAGCCAGCCCTACGGACCCGACGAGGTCCGTGAGGCGTTGCAGATCGGCCCGGACACCCCGATCATCACGACGGACGCCCGCCACCGCGCGGACGCCAAGTCGACGCTGATCACTTTGGTGGAGCACGCGCTCATGGCGCGGCTGCGGTAG
- a CDS encoding DUF742 domain-containing protein — protein sequence MSGSATPPSGSSAHWPPYGPAQGQGQAGTGDGSQNRYNFPSTPSHARPTRQPGPYDQPSAPRIQPVQPQPRPDANPAPAAKNNPLVRPYAMTGGRTRPRYQLAIEALVHTTAQPHQLQGQLPEHQRICNLCREIKSVAEISALLTIPLGVARILVADLAEAGLVAIHQPGGDESAGGQPDVTLLERVLSGLRKL from the coding sequence GTGTCTGGTTCAGCAACACCCCCGAGCGGTTCGTCGGCCCACTGGCCGCCCTACGGCCCTGCCCAGGGTCAAGGCCAGGCGGGTACGGGTGACGGTTCGCAGAACCGGTACAACTTTCCCTCCACGCCGAGCCACGCGCGCCCGACCCGGCAGCCCGGTCCCTACGACCAGCCGTCGGCGCCGCGTATCCAGCCTGTGCAGCCCCAGCCGCGCCCCGACGCGAATCCCGCGCCTGCTGCGAAGAACAATCCCCTGGTGCGCCCGTACGCCATGACGGGCGGCCGCACCAGGCCCCGCTACCAGCTCGCCATCGAGGCGCTGGTGCACACCACCGCGCAGCCGCACCAGTTGCAGGGCCAACTGCCCGAGCACCAGCGGATCTGCAACCTGTGCCGGGAGATCAAGTCGGTGGCCGAGATCTCGGCCCTCCTGACGATCCCTCTCGGCGTGGCCAGGATCCTCGTCGCCGACTTGGCGGAGGCGGGCCTGGTCGCGATCCATCAGCCCGGCGGCGACGAGAGCGCCGGCGGTCAGCCAGACGTGACTTTGCTCGAAAGGGTGCTCAGTGGACTTCGCAAGCTCTAG
- a CDS encoding roadblock/LC7 domain-containing protein, whose translation MSQAAQNLNWLITNFVDNTPGVSHTVVVSADGLLLAMSEGFPRDRADQLAAVASGLTSLTAGASRIFEGGPVNQTVVEMERGFLFIMSISDGSSLAVLAHPEADIGLVGYEMALLVDRAGTVLTPDLRAELQGSLLN comes from the coding sequence ATGAGCCAGGCGGCACAGAACCTGAACTGGTTGATCACCAACTTCGTGGACAACACCCCCGGGGTGTCCCACACCGTGGTGGTCTCCGCCGACGGACTCCTTCTGGCGATGTCCGAAGGGTTCCCCCGCGACCGCGCCGACCAGCTTGCGGCCGTCGCGTCGGGTCTGACCTCGTTGACCGCGGGCGCGTCCCGCATCTTCGAGGGCGGTCCTGTGAACCAGACAGTTGTGGAGATGGAGCGAGGATTCCTCTTCATCATGTCCATTTCCGATGGTTCTTCGCTCGCCGTCCTTGCACACCCCGAGGCGGACATTGGTCTCGTTGGGTACGAGATGGCACTTCTTGTCGACCGCGCGGGCACGGTTCTCACGCCCGACCTGCGTGCGGAGCTTCAGGGAAGCCTTCTCAACTAG
- a CDS encoding GTP-binding protein, translating into MDFASSDSSVATARSTTSAKIVVAGGFGVGKTTFVGSVSEINPLRTEAVMTSASAGIDDLTHTGDKTTTTVAMDFGRITLDQDLILYLFGTPGQDRFWFMWDDLVRGAIGAVVLVDTRRLADCFPAVDYFENSGLPFVVALNGFDGHQPYNPEEVREALQIGPDTPIITTDARHRADAKSALITLVEHALMARLK; encoded by the coding sequence GTGGACTTCGCAAGCTCTGACAGCTCCGTGGCGACCGCCCGGTCGACCACCTCGGCCAAGATCGTGGTGGCCGGCGGCTTCGGCGTCGGCAAGACCACGTTCGTGGGGTCGGTCTCCGAGATCAACCCGCTGCGCACCGAGGCCGTCATGACGTCCGCCTCGGCGGGCATCGACGACCTGACCCACACCGGGGACAAGACGACCACGACGGTCGCCATGGACTTCGGCCGCATCACGCTCGACCAGGACCTGATCCTGTACCTGTTCGGCACCCCCGGACAGGACCGCTTCTGGTTCATGTGGGACGACCTGGTCCGCGGCGCGATCGGCGCCGTCGTCCTCGTCGACACCCGCCGCCTCGCCGACTGCTTCCCCGCGGTCGACTACTTCGAGAACTCCGGCCTGCCCTTCGTCGTCGCCCTCAACGGCTTCGACGGGCACCAGCCGTACAACCCCGAAGAGGTCCGTGAGGCGTTGCAGATCGGCCCGGACACCCCGATCATCACGACGGACGCCCGGCACCGTGCGGATGCAAAGAGTGCGCTGATCACGCTGGTGGAGCACGCGCTCATGGCTCGCTTGAAGTAG
- a CDS encoding DUF742 domain-containing protein, with amino-acid sequence MTPPTAPHDPYGAAAHADYGHEGDQPLVRPYAMTGGRTRPRYQLAIEALVSTTADPAALVTLLPEHQRICHLCREVKSVAEVSALLSMPLGVARILVADLAEAGLVAIHQPGGDENAGGQPDVTLLERVLSGLRKL; translated from the coding sequence ATGACCCCGCCCACCGCTCCTCACGATCCGTACGGCGCAGCCGCACACGCCGACTACGGACATGAGGGCGACCAGCCGCTGGTCCGTCCCTACGCGATGACCGGCGGCCGGACCCGGCCGCGCTACCAGCTCGCCATCGAGGCTCTTGTCAGCACCACCGCCGACCCGGCGGCCCTGGTGACGCTCCTCCCCGAGCACCAGCGCATATGCCACCTGTGCCGTGAGGTGAAGTCGGTCGCCGAGGTGTCCGCGCTCCTCTCGATGCCCTTGGGCGTGGCCCGGATCCTGGTGGCGGACCTGGCGGAAGCGGGACTCGTCGCGATCCACCAGCCCGGTGGCGACGAGAACGCCGGTGGCCAGCCAGACGTGACTCTGCTCGAAAGGGTGCTCAGTGGACTTCGCAAGCTCTGA
- a CDS encoding roadblock/LC7 domain-containing protein: protein MSQAAQNLNWLITNFVDNTPGVSHTVVVSADGLLLAMSEGFPRDRADQLAAVASGLTSLTAGASRIFEGGPVNQTVVEMERGFLFIMSVSDGSSLAVLAHPECDIGLVGYEMALLVDRAGAVLTPDLRAELQGSLLH, encoded by the coding sequence ATGAGCCAGGCGGCACAGAACCTGAACTGGTTGATCACCAACTTCGTGGACAACACGCCGGGGGTCTCCCACACCGTCGTGGTGTCCGCGGACGGTCTGCTGCTCGCGATGTCCGAGGGGTTCCCGCGCGATCGCGCGGACCAGTTGGCGGCCGTGGCGTCGGGGCTCACCTCGCTCACGGCGGGGGCGTCCCGGATCTTCGAGGGCGGCCCGGTGAATCAGACGGTCGTGGAGATGGAGCGCGGCTTCCTCTTCATCATGTCCGTCTCCGACGGCTCGTCCCTCGCGGTGCTCGCGCACCCCGAGTGCGACATCGGCCTCGTCGGCTACGAGATGGCGCTGCTCGTCGACCGGGCGGGCGCCGTGCTCACCCCCGACCTGCGCGCCGAGTTGCAGGGCAGCCTGCTGCACTGA
- a CDS encoding fumarylacetoacetate hydrolase family protein, with the protein MRIARFSIDGNVAFGAVEGDKPDELVLDIIKGIPFADFELSGTKVPLSKVRLLPPVLPNKVIAFGRNYAEHARELGNEVPDAPFAFFKPSTSVIGPGDEIQYPTFSEDLHHEAELAVVIGRMCREVPRDRVNDVILGYTAANDVTARDVQKREKQWARAKGFDTSCPLGPWVETDLDVAAASDLTIQCTVNGAQRQLGRTSDMITPIADLIANISEAMTLLPGDVILTGTPEGVGPLSVGDEVAVTIEGIGTLTNKVVKRG; encoded by the coding sequence GTGCGCATCGCCAGATTCTCCATCGACGGGAATGTCGCCTTCGGCGCGGTCGAGGGCGACAAGCCTGACGAGCTCGTCCTCGACATCATCAAGGGCATCCCGTTCGCCGACTTCGAACTGAGTGGAACCAAGGTCCCGCTCAGCAAGGTCAGGCTGCTGCCCCCGGTGCTCCCGAACAAGGTCATCGCCTTCGGCCGCAACTACGCGGAGCACGCCAGGGAACTGGGCAACGAGGTCCCGGACGCCCCCTTCGCCTTCTTCAAGCCGTCGACGTCCGTGATCGGCCCGGGTGACGAGATCCAGTACCCCACCTTCTCCGAGGACCTCCACCACGAGGCCGAGCTGGCCGTGGTCATCGGCCGCATGTGCCGCGAGGTCCCGCGCGACCGCGTCAACGACGTGATCCTCGGCTACACCGCGGCGAACGACGTGACCGCCCGCGACGTCCAGAAGCGAGAGAAGCAGTGGGCCCGCGCGAAGGGCTTCGACACGTCCTGCCCGCTCGGCCCCTGGGTGGAGACGGACCTCGACGTCGCCGCGGCCTCCGACCTCACGATCCAGTGCACGGTCAACGGCGCACAGCGTCAGCTCGGCCGTACGTCGGACATGATCACGCCCATCGCGGACCTGATCGCGAACATCTCCGAGGCCATGACGCTGCTCCCGGGCGACGTCATCCTCACGGGCACCCCCGAAGGGGTCGGCCCGCTCAGTGTCGGCGACGAGGTCGCCGTCACCATCGAAGGCATCGGCACTCTCACCAACAAGGTTGTCAAGCGTGGCTAG
- the gltX gene encoding glutamate--tRNA ligase has protein sequence MSSVASAPVRVRFCPSPTGNPHVGLVRTALFNWAFARHNEGTLVFRIEDTDAARDSEESYNQLLDSMRWLGFDWDEGPEVGGPHAPYRQSERMDIYRDVAEKLLAAGRAYHCYCSTEELDARRDAARAAGKPSGYDGHCRELTDEQKQAYEAEGRKPIVRFRMPDETITFTDLVRGDITYEPENVPDYGIVRANGAPLYTLVNPVDDALMEITHVLRGEDLLSSTPRQIALYAALKDLGIAKETPLFGHLPYVMGEGNKKLSKRDPQSSLNLYRERGFLPEGLLNYLSLLGWSLSADRDIFSIEEMVAAFDVKDVQPNPARFDLKKCESINGDHIRLLDPKDFAERCAPWLKAPFAPWAPEDFDEAKWAAIAPHAQTRLKVLSEITDNVDFLFLPEPVFDEPSWTKAMKEGSDALLTTAREKLEAADWSSAESLKEAVLAAGEAHGLKLGKAQAPVRVAVTGRTIGLPLFESLEILGKETTLARVDAALAKLAA, from the coding sequence TTGTCAAGCGTGGCTAGCGCACCCGTACGCGTCCGTTTCTGCCCCTCGCCCACCGGTAACCCCCACGTGGGCCTGGTCCGCACGGCCCTGTTCAACTGGGCCTTCGCGCGCCACAACGAGGGCACCCTGGTCTTCCGCATCGAGGACACCGACGCGGCCCGCGACAGCGAGGAGTCGTACAACCAGCTCCTCGACTCGATGCGCTGGCTCGGCTTCGACTGGGACGAGGGCCCGGAGGTGGGCGGCCCGCACGCCCCGTACCGCCAGTCCGAGCGCATGGACATCTACAGGGATGTCGCGGAGAAGCTCCTGGCCGCCGGCCGCGCCTACCACTGCTACTGCTCCACGGAGGAGCTGGACGCCCGCCGCGACGCGGCCCGCGCCGCCGGCAAGCCCTCCGGCTACGACGGCCACTGCCGCGAGCTGACCGACGAGCAGAAGCAGGCGTACGAGGCGGAGGGCCGCAAGCCCATCGTCCGCTTCCGGATGCCCGACGAGACGATCACGTTCACGGACCTGGTCCGCGGCGACATCACGTACGAGCCGGAGAACGTCCCGGACTACGGCATCGTCCGTGCGAACGGCGCCCCGCTGTACACGCTCGTCAACCCCGTCGACGACGCGCTGATGGAGATCACCCACGTCCTGCGCGGCGAGGACCTGCTCTCCTCCACCCCCCGCCAGATCGCCCTCTACGCGGCCCTCAAGGACCTGGGCATCGCGAAGGAGACGCCGCTCTTCGGCCACCTCCCGTACGTCATGGGCGAGGGCAACAAGAAGCTCAGCAAGCGCGACCCCCAGTCGTCGCTGAACCTCTACCGCGAGCGTGGCTTCCTCCCCGAGGGCCTCCTGAACTACCTCTCGCTCCTCGGCTGGTCCCTCTCGGCGGACCGCGACATCTTCTCGATCGAGGAGATGGTGGCGGCCTTCGACGTCAAGGACGTCCAGCCGAACCCGGCCCGCTTCGACCTCAAGAAGTGCGAGTCGATCAACGGCGACCACATCCGCCTGCTCGACCCGAAGGACTTCGCCGAGCGCTGCGCCCCGTGGCTCAAGGCTCCGTTCGCGCCGTGGGCCCCCGAGGACTTCGACGAGGCCAAGTGGGCGGCCATCGCGCCGCACGCCCAGACCCGCCTCAAGGTCCTCTCCGAGATCACGGACAACGTGGACTTCCTCTTCCTGCCCGAGCCCGTCTTCGACGAGCCGAGCTGGACGAAGGCCATGAAGGAGGGCTCCGACGCCCTGCTCACCACGGCCCGCGAGAAGCTCGAAGCGGCCGACTGGAGCTCCGCCGAGTCCCTCAAGGAGGCCGTCCTGGCCGCCGGCGAGGCCCACGGCCTGAAGCTCGGCAAGGCCCAGGCCCCGGTCCGCGTGGCCGTCACCGGCCGCACCATCGGCCTGCCCCTCTTCGAGTCCCTGGAGATCCTGGGCAAGGAGACGACGCTGGCCCGTGTCGACGCGGCCCTGGCGAAGCTCGCCGCGTAA
- a CDS encoding HAD family hydrolase: MPIKAVVWDVDDTLFDYATADTVGMRAHLTTEGLLDRFGTVEEALALWRATTREHWARFESGATDWEGQRRDRVRAFVGQALTDTAADAWFTRYLGHYEAAWSLFPDTVPALDTLAAGYRHAVLSNSSLHNQDRKLRVLGVRDRFEAVVCAAELGVAKPDAAAFHAVCQELALEPHEVAYVGDQPDIDARGAVEAGLRGIWLDRAGIGGRPELVRITGLDQLAPLLGRDTRFGAPETFR, from the coding sequence ATGCCGATCAAAGCCGTGGTCTGGGATGTGGACGACACCCTCTTCGATTACGCCACCGCCGACACCGTCGGGATGCGCGCGCACCTCACCACCGAGGGCCTTCTCGACCGCTTCGGCACCGTCGAGGAGGCCCTCGCGCTGTGGCGGGCGACGACGCGGGAGCACTGGGCGCGCTTCGAGTCCGGCGCGACGGACTGGGAGGGGCAGCGCAGGGACCGCGTACGGGCCTTCGTGGGGCAGGCGCTGACGGACACCGCGGCCGACGCCTGGTTCACCCGCTACCTCGGCCACTACGAGGCCGCCTGGAGCCTGTTCCCGGACACCGTGCCGGCCCTGGACACGCTCGCCGCCGGATACCGGCACGCGGTGCTCTCCAACTCCTCGCTCCACAACCAGGACCGCAAGCTGCGCGTCCTCGGCGTACGCGACCGCTTCGAGGCCGTCGTCTGCGCCGCGGAGCTCGGCGTGGCCAAGCCCGACGCGGCCGCCTTCCACGCCGTCTGCCAGGAGCTCGCCCTGGAGCCCCACGAGGTCGCGTACGTCGGTGATCAGCCGGACATCGACGCCAGGGGAGCGGTGGAGGCCGGGCTCAGGGGCATCTGGCTGGACCGCGCGGGGATCGGCGGCAGGCCCGAGCTCGTCCGCATCACGGGCCTCGACCAGCTGGCCCCGCTGCTGGGGCGCGATACCCGTTTTGGAGCGCCGGAGACCTTCAGGTAA
- the ndgR gene encoding IclR family transcriptional regulator NdgR: MDNSSGVGVLDKAALVLSALESGPATLAGLVAATGLARPTAHRLAVALEHHRMVARDMQGRFILGPRLSELSAAAGEDRLLATAGPVLTHLRDVTGESAQLYRRQGDMRICVAAAERLSGLRDTVPVGSTLTMKAGSSAQILMAWEEPERLHRGLQGARFTATALSGVRRRGWAQSIGEREPGVASVSAPVRGPSNRVVAAVSVSGPIERLTRHPGRMHAQAVIDAAGRLSEALRRTG; the protein is encoded by the coding sequence ATGGACAACAGTAGCGGCGTCGGCGTTCTGGACAAGGCAGCCCTTGTCCTGAGCGCCCTGGAGTCCGGACCCGCGACCCTTGCCGGCCTTGTCGCGGCCACCGGATTGGCAAGACCCACGGCCCACCGCCTCGCGGTGGCCCTGGAGCACCACCGCATGGTGGCGCGTGACATGCAGGGCCGTTTCATTCTCGGTCCGCGCCTCTCCGAGCTCTCGGCGGCGGCGGGCGAGGACCGGCTGCTCGCGACCGCGGGCCCGGTGCTCACGCACCTGCGGGACGTCACGGGCGAGAGCGCCCAGCTCTATCGCCGCCAGGGCGACATGCGGATCTGCGTCGCCGCGGCGGAGCGGCTGTCCGGACTGCGGGACACGGTTCCGGTGGGTTCGACCCTCACGATGAAGGCGGGTTCCTCCGCGCAGATCCTGATGGCCTGGGAGGAGCCGGAGCGCCTGCACCGCGGCCTCCAGGGCGCCCGCTTCACGGCGACGGCCCTGTCGGGCGTACGACGCCGCGGCTGGGCCCAGTCGATCGGTGAGCGGGAGCCGGGCGTCGCGTCCGTCTCCGCGCCCGTACGCGGCCCGTCGAACCGCGTGGTGGCCGCCGTCTCGGTCTCCGGTCCCATCGAGCGCCTGACGCGCCACCCGGGCCGTATGCACGCCCAGGCCGTCATCGACGCCGCGGGCCGCCTCTCCGAGGCCCTGCGCCGCACCGGCTGA
- the leuC gene encoding 3-isopropylmalate dehydratase large subunit: protein MGSTLAEKVWDDHVVRRAEGEPDLLFIDLHLLHEVTSPQAFDGLRQAGRQVRRLDLTIATEDHNTPTLDIDKPIADPVSRVQLETLRKNAAEFGVRLHSLGDVEQGVVHVVGPQLGLTQPGTTVVCGDSHTSTHGAFGALAFGIGTSQVEHVLATQTLPLARPKTMAITVDGELPEGVTAKDLILAIIAKIGTGGGQGYILEYRGSAIEKLSMEARMTICNMSIEAGARAGMIAPDETTFAYLKGRAHAPEGADWDAAVEYWRTLKTDDDAVFDAEVFIKAEELSPFVTWGTNPGQGAPLSANVPDPASYEDASERLAAEKALEYMGLEAGQALRDVKVDTVFVGSCTNGRIEDLRAVADIVKGRKVADGVRMLVVPGSARVGLQAVSEGLDQVFKDAGAEWRHAGCSMCLGMNPDQLAPGERSASTSNRNFEGRQGKGGRTHLVSPQVAAATAVLGHLASPADLAESDARTPAGV, encoded by the coding sequence ATGGGTAGCACACTCGCGGAGAAGGTCTGGGACGACCACGTCGTCCGGCGCGCCGAGGGCGAGCCCGACCTCCTCTTCATCGATCTGCACCTGCTGCACGAGGTGACCAGCCCGCAGGCCTTCGACGGCCTTCGTCAGGCCGGCCGCCAGGTGCGGCGCCTCGACCTCACCATCGCCACCGAGGATCACAACACCCCGACCCTCGACATCGACAAGCCGATCGCCGACCCGGTCTCGCGCGTGCAGCTGGAGACGCTGCGCAAGAACGCCGCGGAGTTCGGCGTGCGCCTGCACTCGCTGGGCGATGTCGAGCAGGGCGTCGTACACGTGGTGGGGCCGCAGCTGGGCCTGACCCAGCCGGGCACCACCGTCGTGTGCGGTGACTCCCACACGTCCACGCACGGTGCCTTCGGCGCCCTGGCGTTCGGCATCGGTACCTCGCAGGTCGAGCACGTGCTCGCCACGCAGACGCTGCCGCTGGCCCGCCCGAAGACCATGGCCATCACGGTCGACGGCGAACTGCCCGAGGGCGTCACCGCCAAGGACCTGATCCTCGCCATCATCGCGAAGATCGGCACCGGCGGCGGCCAGGGCTACATCCTGGAGTACCGCGGCTCGGCCATCGAGAAGCTGTCGATGGAAGCCCGCATGACCATCTGCAACATGTCGATCGAGGCCGGCGCCCGCGCGGGCATGATCGCCCCGGACGAGACCACGTTCGCGTACCTCAAGGGCCGCGCCCACGCCCCCGAAGGCGCCGACTGGGACGCCGCGGTGGAGTACTGGCGGACGCTGAAGACGGACGACGACGCGGTTTTCGACGCCGAGGTCTTCATCAAGGCCGAGGAGCTCTCCCCCTTCGTCACCTGGGGCACCAACCCCGGCCAGGGTGCGCCGCTTTCGGCGAACGTCCCCGACCCGGCTTCGTACGAAGACGCTTCGGAGCGGCTCGCCGCCGAAAAGGCCCTGGAATACATGGGGTTGGAGGCCGGTCAGGCGCTGCGCGACGTCAAGGTCGACACCGTCTTCGTAGGTTCGTGCACCAACGGCCGTATCGAGGACCTGCGCGCCGTGGCCGACATCGTCAAGGGCCGCAAAGTCGCCGACGGCGTACGCATGCTGGTCGTCCCCGGCTCCGCGCGGGTGGGCCTCCAGGCCGTCTCCGAGGGCCTGGACCAGGTCTTCAAGGACGCCGGCGCCGAATGGCGGCACGCGGGCTGCTCCATGTGCCTCGGTATGAACCCCGACCAACTGGCCCCGGGCGAGCGCTCCGCGTCCACGTCGAACCGCAACTTCGAGGGTCGCCAGGGCAAGGGGGGCCGTACCCACCTCGTGTCGCCCCAGGTCGCCGCCGCCACCGCCGTGCTGGGCCATCTGGCCTCCCCGGCGGACCTCGCCGAGTCCGACGCCCGTACGCCCGCTGGAGTCTGA
- the leuD gene encoding 3-isopropylmalate dehydratase small subunit, with the protein MEAFTTHTGRAVPLRRSNVDTDQIIPAHWLKKVTRDGFEDGLFEAWRKDPEFILNKPERAGATVLVAGPDFGTGSSREHAVWALQNYGFKTVISSRFADIFRGNSLKNGLLTVVLDQKVVDALQALVENDPQAEITVDLEAREVRAEGVTASFELDENSRWRLLNGLDDISITLQNESDIAAYEAKRPSFKPQTIQV; encoded by the coding sequence ATGGAAGCATTCACCACGCACACCGGCCGGGCCGTCCCGCTGCGCCGCAGCAACGTCGACACCGACCAGATCATCCCTGCTCACTGGCTCAAGAAGGTGACGCGGGACGGGTTCGAGGACGGGCTCTTCGAGGCCTGGCGCAAGGACCCGGAGTTCATCCTCAACAAGCCCGAGCGCGCGGGCGCCACGGTGCTGGTCGCCGGGCCCGACTTCGGCACCGGTTCGTCCCGTGAGCACGCCGTCTGGGCGCTCCAGAACTACGGGTTCAAGACCGTCATCTCCTCCCGCTTCGCGGACATCTTCCGCGGCAACTCCCTCAAGAACGGCCTGCTGACCGTCGTTCTGGACCAGAAGGTCGTGGACGCGCTCCAGGCGCTGGTGGAGAACGACCCGCAGGCCGAGATCACGGTCGACCTGGAGGCGCGGGAAGTTCGGGCCGAGGGCGTCACGGCGTCCTTCGAACTCGACGAGAACTCCCGCTGGCGGCTGCTGAACGGGCTCGACGACATCAGCATCACGCTGCAGAACGAGTCGGACATCGCCGCTTACGAGGCGAAGCGTCCCTCCTTCAAGCCGCAGACCATCCAGGTCTGA
- a CDS encoding HU family DNA-binding protein: MNKAQLVEAIADKVGGRQQAADAVDAVLDAIVRSVVNGDRVSVTGFGSFEKVDRPARYARNPQTGERVRVKKTSVPRFRAGQGFKDLVAGSKKLPKNDVAVKKAPKGSLTGGASATVKKAAAKKTTAKKAAAKKATPAKKTTATAKKVTATAKKATPAKKATTAKKAATAKKAAAKKATPAKKATPAKKVTAKKTAPAKKATAKKAPAKKSTARKTTAKKTTARKK; this comes from the coding sequence GTGAACAAGGCGCAGCTCGTAGAAGCGATTGCCGACAAGGTCGGCGGCCGTCAGCAGGCCGCAGACGCCGTCGACGCCGTACTGGACGCCATCGTCCGTTCCGTGGTGAACGGCGACCGCGTTTCGGTCACCGGCTTCGGTTCGTTCGAGAAGGTCGACCGTCCGGCTCGTTACGCCCGCAACCCGCAGACGGGTGAGCGCGTTCGGGTCAAGAAGACCTCGGTGCCGCGTTTCCGCGCGGGCCAGGGCTTCAAGGACCTCGTCGCGGGTTCGAAGAAGCTCCCGAAGAACGACGTCGCGGTCAAGAAGGCGCCCAAGGGCAGCCTGACCGGCGGTGCTTCGGCGACGGTCAAGAAGGCCGCTGCGAAGAAGACCACGGCGAAGAAGGCCGCCGCCAAGAAGGCGACGCCGGCGAAGAAGACCACCGCCACGGCGAAGAAGGTTACCGCCACGGCGAAGAAGGCGACTCCGGCCAAGAAGGCGACCACCGCCAAGAAGGCCGCCACCGCCAAGAAGGCCGCCGCGAAGAAGGCGACCCCGGCCAAGAAGGCGACCCCCGCCAAGAAGGTCACCGCGAAGAAGACGGCGCCCGCCAAGAAGGCCACGGCCAAGAAGGCGCCCGCCAAGAAGTCGACGGCGCGCAAGACCACCGCCAAGAAGACGACCGCTCGCAAGAAGTAA
- the cofC gene encoding 2-phospho-L-lactate guanylyltransferase has product MQWTLVIPLKPLVRAKSRLAPTAGDALRPGLALAFAQDTVAAAGACTAVRDVVVVTDDVRAERELAALGARVVPDSPQAGLNAALAHGAACARALRPAAPLAALNADLPALRPLELARVLATATVFPRAFLPDAAGIGTTLLSAAPGAELLPAFGTASRARHTASGAVELPLDGVGSVRQDVDTGDDLRTALALGVGPYTARAAAGLLIPD; this is encoded by the coding sequence GTGCAGTGGACCTTGGTGATACCGCTGAAACCGCTGGTGCGGGCCAAGAGCAGGCTGGCGCCCACGGCCGGGGACGCCCTGCGCCCCGGTCTGGCCCTGGCGTTCGCGCAGGACACCGTCGCCGCCGCGGGGGCCTGTACAGCGGTGCGGGATGTGGTGGTAGTCACGGACGACGTCCGGGCGGAGCGCGAACTGGCGGCCCTGGGCGCCCGCGTCGTCCCCGACAGCCCGCAGGCGGGTTTGAACGCCGCGCTCGCCCACGGAGCGGCCTGCGCGCGGGCCCTGCGCCCGGCCGCGCCCCTCGCGGCGCTGAACGCCGATCTGCCGGCGCTGCGCCCCCTGGAATTGGCCCGCGTTCTCGCCACGGCCACCGTATTTCCCCGGGCATTTCTGCCCGATGCCGCCGGAATCGGCACAACACTCTTGTCCGCGGCCCCCGGCGCGGAATTGCTGCCCGCATTCGGTACGGCCTCCCGCGCGCGCCATACGGCGTCCGGCGCCGTGGAACTCCCCCTCGACGGCGTGGGCTCGGTACGCCAGGACGTCGACACCGGCGACGACCTGCGCACCGCGCTCGCCCTGGGCGTGGGCCCGTACACGGCGCGGGCCGCCGCGGGGCTGCTGATCCCGGACTGA